The Lachnospiraceae bacterium oral taxon 500 genome window below encodes:
- the udp gene encoding uridine phosphorylase, which produces MSVVYTTDKEYHIGLKAGDVGEYVILPGDPGRVQKIAEHLDNAVFVGQNREYTTYTGTLNGVKVSVMSTGMGGPSTAIGIEELIHIGTKTLIRVGTSGGMQPEVEAGHVVVASGAVRMDGTAGEYAPVEFPAVPDFTVASALAEACRNLKLPHHVGVVQCKDSFYGQHEPENMPTSYMLLNKWEAWKRCGVLTSEMESATLFVVSAIRRVRAGSILLVVANQTRREMGLPDRQVHDTEAAIKAAVEAVRLLIAKDQAAQ; this is translated from the coding sequence ATGTCAGTTGTATATACCACAGATAAAGAATATCATATTGGGCTAAAAGCCGGCGATGTCGGCGAATATGTTATCCTGCCCGGCGACCCGGGACGGGTGCAGAAAATTGCCGAACATTTGGATAACGCCGTTTTTGTCGGCCAAAACCGCGAATACACTACCTATACCGGCACTTTAAACGGCGTTAAGGTCAGCGTAATGTCGACCGGCATGGGCGGCCCCTCAACTGCCATCGGCATAGAAGAGCTGATTCATATCGGCACCAAAACTCTGATTCGGGTCGGTACCTCCGGCGGAATGCAGCCGGAAGTGGAAGCCGGCCATGTGGTCGTTGCCAGCGGTGCCGTTCGTATGGACGGAACGGCCGGGGAATACGCTCCGGTCGAGTTTCCGGCCGTCCCCGATTTTACAGTCGCCAGCGCATTGGCCGAAGCCTGCCGCAATTTAAAGCTGCCGCATCATGTCGGGGTCGTTCAATGCAAAGATTCTTTTTACGGCCAGCACGAGCCGGAAAATATGCCGACCAGCTATATGCTTTTAAATAAGTGGGAAGCCTGGAAGCGCTGCGGCGTTTTAACCTCGGAAATGGAATCAGCCACTTTGTTTGTGGTCAGTGCAATCCGCCGGGTGCGGGCCGGCTCCATTCTGCTGGTTGTCGCCAATCAGACCCGCCGGGAAATGGGACTGCCCGACCGGCAGGTGCATGATACCGAAGCCGCTATCAAAGCAGCCGTCGAGGCCGTTCGTCTGCTGATTGCTAAAGATCAGGCAGCACAATAA
- a CDS encoding beta-hexosaminidase — MVDLTARPYYLKEEDIRWVRETIASMTLEEKIGQLFVNMGSSREEAYLKHMVQTYHIGAVRYNPGLAEEVYEQNRILQENSKIPLLIAANTEAGGNGACKDGTEVGVEVKIGATDDAHYAYEMGRVAGVEAAAVGCNWSFAPIVDIMYNWRNPIISSRSFANDPDKVLEMALAYMKGIRESGIAPAAKHFPGDGVDERDQHLSFSINSLSCQEWDQTYGKVYRGLIEADLPSIMAGHIHLPAYSRHFNPELKDKNTLPATLSKELLTDLLRGQLGFNGLIVTDASHMVGMTSAMKRSEVLPTAIAAGCDLFLFFNDPDEDFEYMMQGYRNGIITEERLEEALYRILGLKAHLGLHRKAKSEILPPKAEALAKIGLPENQKLFREVADKAITLVREEKGVLPLTPERYPRILLVEVKGVEGGFGELLGGGGQPMQWMKESLEAQGFTVTIYESPMQKLMKLPKEEFIKNIGSIYAQKAPISKITENYDLVINLVNVNPSTVQRTVWPLSKGTPDVPFYVHELPTVVVSIQCPYHLADIPQAQTYINTYDSRQVTLEVLTEKLTGRSPFTGVSNIDVLCGDLLNY, encoded by the coding sequence ATGGTAGATTTAACAGCAAGGCCATATTATTTAAAGGAAGAAGATATTAGATGGGTCAGGGAGACGATCGCGTCGATGACTCTGGAAGAAAAGATCGGACAGCTTTTTGTCAATATGGGTTCTTCCCGGGAAGAAGCCTATTTAAAGCATATGGTGCAAACCTATCATATCGGCGCTGTTCGATACAATCCGGGTTTGGCCGAGGAAGTATATGAGCAGAACCGGATTTTACAGGAAAACTCCAAAATTCCGCTGCTGATTGCAGCCAATACCGAAGCCGGCGGCAACGGTGCCTGCAAGGACGGTACTGAGGTCGGGGTGGAGGTTAAGATCGGCGCGACCGATGATGCTCACTATGCCTATGAAATGGGGCGGGTGGCCGGTGTGGAAGCGGCAGCGGTCGGCTGCAACTGGAGTTTTGCGCCGATTGTTGATATTATGTATAATTGGCGCAATCCCATTATTTCCAGCCGCTCCTTTGCCAATGATCCGGATAAAGTGCTGGAAATGGCACTGGCTTATATGAAGGGGATACGGGAGAGCGGCATTGCTCCGGCCGCCAAGCATTTCCCAGGCGATGGGGTGGACGAGCGGGATCAGCATCTGTCGTTCAGCATTAACAGCTTGTCTTGTCAGGAGTGGGATCAAACTTACGGCAAAGTATACCGGGGTTTGATCGAGGCGGATCTGCCGTCGATCATGGCCGGGCACATTCATCTGCCAGCTTACAGCCGTCATTTTAACCCGGAACTAAAAGACAAAAATACGTTGCCGGCCACTTTGTCCAAAGAGCTGCTGACGGATTTGCTGCGCGGCCAGCTTGGTTTTAACGGGCTGATTGTGACCGATGCCAGCCATATGGTCGGTATGACTTCGGCCATGAAGCGGTCGGAAGTTCTGCCGACTGCCATTGCTGCCGGCTGCGACTTATTCTTGTTTTTTAACGATCCGGACGAGGATTTTGAGTATATGATGCAGGGCTATCGGAATGGGATCATTACCGAAGAGCGGCTGGAAGAGGCACTTTATCGGATTTTGGGTTTGAAAGCACATCTGGGACTGCATCGCAAGGCTAAGAGCGAAATCCTGCCGCCGAAAGCGGAAGCGCTGGCGAAGATCGGTTTGCCCGAGAATCAAAAGCTTTTCAGGGAAGTGGCCGATAAGGCAATTACGCTGGTTCGGGAAGAAAAAGGCGTACTGCCGCTGACACCGGAGAGATATCCCAGAATCCTGCTGGTTGAAGTCAAAGGAGTCGAGGGCGGCTTCGGTGAGCTTCTGGGCGGCGGCGGCCAGCCGATGCAGTGGATGAAAGAGAGTTTGGAAGCACAGGGCTTTACGGTTACGATTTATGAATCGCCGATGCAAAAGCTGATGAAACTGCCGAAAGAGGAGTTTATTAAAAATATTGGTTCGATTTATGCGCAGAAGGCCCCGATCAGTAAAATCACTGAAAATTATGATTTGGTCATCAATCTGGTCAATGTGAATCCGTCAACGGTGCAGCGAACGGTCTGGCCGCTGAGCAAGGGAACGCCGGATGTTCCGTTTTATGTGCATGAACTGCCGACGGTGGTGGTTTCCATTCAATGTCCGTATCACCTGGCAGATATTCCGCAGGCACAGACCTATATCAATACTTATGACAGCCGTCAGGTCACTTTGGAGGTGCTGACCGAAAAGCTGACCGGCCGGAGTCCGTTTACCGGCGTCAGCAATATTGATGTGTTGTGCGGAGACTTGCTGAATTATTAG
- a CDS encoding replicative DNA helicase, whose protein sequence is MADEIKRIPPYSLEAEQTVIGSMLMSREAVYTATEYVSEDDFYTPEQRTAFAAIYTLFRENRSIDLITVQDQLNKMGKLEEVGGIEYLTNISLNVPTSAHVKEYARIVQEKSVLRRLIRSANDIAADSFEGKEKLEEILNKAEERIFNIIQNRRTSDLVLIKSLISPALDSIARAYGQHGAVTGLPSGFIDLDHMTAGFQPSDLILVAARPSMGKSSFVLNITQYAAVKEKKSVAFFSLEMSKEQLTSRMISAEAMIDAQKIRNGNLENTDFERLLNGASVLGEARIFIDDTPGISVADLRAKCRKLKLTHGLDLIIIDYLQLMTGSARSESRQQEISEISRSLKAIAREMQAPVIALSQLSRAVESRADHRPMLSDLRESGAIEQDADVVMFLFREEYYNATPENKGQAEVIIAKQRNGPTGSAKLLWLGEYTRFMNMERQY, encoded by the coding sequence ATGGCAGATGAAATCAAGCGAATTCCCCCTTACAGTCTGGAGGCGGAGCAGACGGTGATCGGTTCGATGCTGATGAGCCGGGAGGCTGTTTATACGGCGACCGAATATGTCAGCGAGGATGATTTTTATACGCCGGAGCAGCGTACCGCTTTTGCGGCGATTTATACTCTTTTTCGGGAGAACCGGTCGATTGACCTGATTACGGTGCAGGATCAGCTGAACAAAATGGGGAAATTGGAGGAAGTCGGCGGGATTGAGTATTTGACCAATATTTCTTTAAATGTGCCGACTTCTGCCCATGTCAAAGAATATGCCCGGATTGTACAGGAAAAATCGGTTTTACGCCGCTTAATCCGCTCGGCCAATGACATTGCCGCCGACAGTTTTGAGGGTAAGGAGAAATTAGAGGAGATCTTAAATAAGGCAGAGGAGAGGATTTTTAACATTATCCAAAACCGGCGGACATCCGATTTGGTGCTGATTAAAAGTCTGATCAGTCCGGCACTGGACAGCATTGCCAGAGCCTATGGCCAGCATGGTGCGGTGACCGGGCTCCCCAGCGGTTTTATTGATTTGGATCATATGACGGCCGGGTTTCAGCCCTCGGATTTGATTTTGGTGGCGGCCAGACCCTCTATGGGCAAGTCGTCGTTTGTGTTAAATATTACCCAGTATGCGGCGGTCAAAGAAAAAAAATCAGTGGCTTTTTTCAGCCTAGAAATGAGCAAGGAGCAGTTGACCAGCCGAATGATCAGCGCCGAAGCCATGATTGACGCACAGAAAATCCGCAACGGCAATTTGGAGAATACGGATTTTGAAAGGCTGTTAAACGGGGCCAGTGTTCTGGGGGAAGCCAGGATATTTATTGATGATACCCCCGGTATTTCGGTGGCCGACCTTAGAGCCAAGTGCCGGAAGCTGAAATTGACGCATGGTCTTGACTTAATTATCATTGATTATTTGCAGTTGATGACCGGCAGTGCGCGGTCGGAGTCCCGGCAGCAGGAAATTTCCGAAATTTCCCGTTCCTTAAAGGCGATTGCCCGGGAGATGCAGGCGCCGGTGATTGCATTGTCGCAGTTGAGCCGGGCGGTGGAAAGCCGGGCCGATCACCGGCCGATGCTGAGTGACCTGCGGGAGTCGGGAGCGATTGAGCAGGATGCGGATGTGGTGATGTTTCTGTTTCGGGAAGAGTATTATAATGCGACGCCGGAAAATAAGGGGCAGGCCGAGGTCATTATCGCCAAGCAGAGAAACGGTCCGACCGGCAGCGCCAAGCTTTTGTGGCTGGGTGAGTACACAAGATTTATGAATATGGAAAGACAATATTAA
- a CDS encoding DHH family phosphoesterase translates to MRSQDIRLSARLKKYLLWPWASQFLLLVFTWITYLLNKEIGLAFLVLSLVHGAVFTYAILKAKKTLQQEILRLSLSASELQKEHLYYFDIPHAVLDADGVIEWYDEKFGELIPDQNLKGKNVLKYLTDLHVGDLPVDHVTVKRKVRFKENTYEAVLQRLLLTSGNSLLEGSEQNFYYALYLYDITEMSALREQAQAQECVLGSIFIDNYEEVMQSTEEVKQSPLMALVDTNLQRFANEFKGVLKRYEKDKYFLILRREQVELLQEKKFSILDEIRELHLGNELPVTISIALGIHPGSFAASMEYAKAGMELALGRGGDQAVIKEGDKTLFYGGKTKGVENTSRVKARMKAYALKELFMEADNIVIMGHHNPDMDSLGAAVGVYVCAREMKKEAHIIVNNVSTSIKGLYDRLLESEIYREYVLVNNSEAKSLIRENTVVVVVDVNRPSYTEYPEILTMASRVVVFDHHRTSVEQVENPVLRYVEPFASSACEMVAEILRYISDKPRLNAVEADAMLAGITVDTKNFTVKAGVKTFEAAAFLKRNGADITRVRELFRNDLESYKARAAAINEVVIYRDGMAISTCPSNTPNPVLVAAQAADELLNVATIRASFVLTQVEETIYVSARSFDTVNVQLIAEKLGGGGHLNMAGAQLTGMTMEAAIALIKEKIDEYLQEGENNDESSSAR, encoded by the coding sequence ATGAGAAGTCAGGATATTCGCTTGTCGGCAAGACTGAAGAAATATTTGCTCTGGCCATGGGCCAGTCAGTTTTTGCTGTTGGTATTTACGTGGATTACATATCTGCTCAATAAAGAGATCGGCTTGGCCTTTTTGGTGCTGAGTCTGGTTCACGGAGCGGTTTTTACCTATGCGATTTTAAAAGCCAAAAAAACATTGCAGCAGGAAATCCTGCGCCTTTCTTTAAGCGCATCGGAACTGCAAAAGGAGCATTTGTATTATTTTGACATCCCTCATGCCGTACTGGATGCGGATGGGGTGATTGAGTGGTATGATGAAAAGTTTGGCGAATTGATTCCGGATCAAAATCTGAAAGGCAAAAATGTTCTCAAATATTTGACGGATTTGCATGTCGGCGATTTGCCGGTTGACCATGTGACTGTTAAACGGAAAGTTCGGTTTAAGGAGAATACTTACGAAGCAGTATTGCAGCGCCTGCTGCTGACGAGCGGCAACAGTTTGCTGGAAGGCTCGGAGCAAAACTTTTATTATGCCTTGTATCTTTATGATATTACTGAGATGTCGGCGCTGAGAGAGCAGGCACAGGCGCAGGAATGTGTGCTCGGCAGCATTTTTATTGATAACTATGAGGAAGTGATGCAAAGTACCGAGGAAGTCAAGCAGTCGCCGCTGATGGCGCTGGTTGATACTAATTTGCAGCGCTTTGCCAATGAGTTTAAAGGAGTTTTAAAGCGATACGAAAAGGATAAATATTTTCTGATTTTGCGCCGGGAACAGGTTGAGCTTTTGCAGGAAAAGAAGTTTTCGATACTGGATGAAATCAGAGAACTGCATTTGGGCAATGAATTGCCGGTGACGATCAGTATTGCTCTGGGGATTCATCCCGGCAGCTTTGCCGCCAGCATGGAATACGCCAAGGCGGGAATGGAACTGGCGCTCGGCCGGGGCGGTGATCAGGCGGTAATTAAAGAGGGCGATAAGACGCTTTTTTACGGCGGCAAGACGAAGGGCGTGGAAAATACTTCCCGGGTCAAGGCGCGGATGAAGGCTTACGCCTTGAAAGAGCTGTTTATGGAAGCGGATAATATCGTGATTATGGGGCATCACAATCCGGATATGGATTCGCTGGGAGCGGCAGTCGGTGTTTATGTCTGCGCCCGGGAAATGAAGAAGGAAGCCCATATTATTGTTAATAATGTATCGACTTCCATTAAAGGGCTATATGACCGGCTGCTGGAAAGCGAGATTTACCGGGAATATGTGCTGGTCAATAACAGCGAAGCCAAGTCGCTGATTCGGGAAAATACGGTGGTGGTGGTGGTGGACGTCAATCGGCCATCCTATACCGAGTACCCGGAGATTTTGACGATGGCTTCCCGGGTGGTGGTTTTTGACCATCACCGTACCAGTGTCGAGCAGGTGGAAAATCCGGTTTTGCGTTATGTTGAGCCGTTTGCTTCTTCGGCCTGTGAAATGGTAGCGGAGATTTTGCGTTATATTTCCGATAAACCGCGGCTGAACGCGGTTGAAGCCGATGCGATGCTGGCCGGAATTACGGTTGATACCAAAAACTTTACGGTTAAGGCCGGGGTTAAGACTTTTGAAGCGGCAGCCTTTTTGAAGCGAAACGGAGCCGATATCACCAGAGTGCGGGAACTTTTCCGCAATGATTTGGAAAGCTACAAGGCCAGAGCGGCTGCGATTAACGAGGTGGTCATTTACCGGGATGGTATGGCGATTTCGACTTGTCCGAGCAATACGCCCAATCCGGTTCTGGTAGCGGCACAGGCAGCCGATGAGCTCTTAAATGTAGCAACGATTCGGGCTTCCTTTGTGCTGACCCAGGTGGAAGAGACGATTTATGTCAGCGCCCGCTCGTTTGACACGGTTAATGTGCAGCTGATCGCCGAAAAACTGGGCGGCGGCGGACACTTAAACATGGCGGGAGCGCAGCTGACGGGCATGACTATGGAAGCGGCAATTGCCCTGATTAAAGAAAAAATTGATGAATATTTACAAGAAGGAGAAAACAACGATGAAAGTAGTTCTGCTCGATGA
- a CDS encoding 50S ribosomal protein L9, which produces MKVVLLDDVKKVGKKGEMVEVSDGYAANFLFKKKLAVAATSGAINEAKQAKQAAIHKKETELAAAKELQASLKGKQVVLKIKSGEGGRTFGSVAAKDIGQAIEEQLKLNLDRKKIVLKEPIKTLGVHTVEIKLHAEVVGELTVKVEAE; this is translated from the coding sequence ATGAAAGTAGTTCTGCTCGATGATGTTAAAAAAGTAGGCAAAAAGGGAGAAATGGTTGAGGTCAGCGATGGCTATGCCGCTAACTTTTTGTTTAAGAAAAAATTAGCAGTCGCTGCCACCAGCGGCGCAATCAATGAGGCTAAACAGGCCAAACAGGCGGCTATTCATAAAAAAGAAACCGAGCTGGCTGCCGCTAAGGAATTGCAGGCCAGTTTAAAGGGCAAACAGGTTGTCTTAAAGATTAAGAGCGGCGAGGGCGGCCGCACCTTTGGGTCGGTGGCGGCTAAGGATATCGGACAGGCGATTGAGGAGCAGCTGAAGCTGAATCTGGACCGGAAAAAGATTGTGCTCAAGGAACCGATTAAGACGCTGGGTGTGCATACGGTTGAGATTAAACTGCATGCCGAAGTAGTCGGCGAGCTGACGGTCAAGGTGGAGGCGGAATAG